One genomic segment of Nonomuraea coxensis DSM 45129 includes these proteins:
- the glsA gene encoding glutaminase A, with translation MTSERWRPLLDGALAEAATVRGGRVVTYIPALAGADPRLLAVAMVAPDGEAGAAGDREAVFPLMSAAKPFVYALALAEHGFAKVHEHVGTEPSGAPFDATVVRSGSGTPFNAMTNIGAIVTTSLVRGGVLEFLSRCAGRSLEVDAAVLDSQRRAGDRNKALAYLAHGHSSLVGDPAEAVDRYFTQCATRVTVTDLARMAATLAGGGTLPGTGERLIEARVVRTVLAVMTTCGMYQASGSWLVHAGLPAKSGVSGCLVAALPGRIGIAAYSPPVDEHGNSVRAMAACAYLTQRLGLHLLDVP, from the coding sequence GTGACCTCCGAGCGCTGGCGGCCGCTGCTCGACGGCGCGCTCGCCGAGGCGGCCACGGTGCGGGGCGGGCGGGTCGTCACGTACATCCCCGCGCTGGCCGGCGCCGACCCTCGCCTGCTGGCCGTGGCGATGGTCGCCCCGGACGGCGAGGCCGGCGCCGCAGGCGACCGGGAGGCCGTCTTCCCGCTGATGTCGGCGGCCAAGCCGTTCGTGTACGCGCTCGCGCTGGCCGAGCACGGCTTCGCGAAGGTGCACGAGCACGTGGGGACCGAGCCCAGCGGAGCCCCGTTCGACGCGACGGTGGTGCGGAGCGGGTCGGGCACCCCGTTCAACGCGATGACCAACATCGGCGCCATCGTCACGACCTCGCTCGTGCGGGGCGGGGTGCTGGAGTTCCTGAGCCGCTGCGCCGGGCGTTCCCTGGAGGTGGACGCCGCCGTGCTCGACAGCCAGCGCCGCGCCGGTGACCGCAACAAGGCCCTCGCCTACCTGGCGCACGGACACAGCTCCCTGGTCGGCGACCCTGCCGAGGCCGTGGACCGCTACTTCACGCAGTGCGCCACCCGCGTGACGGTGACGGACCTGGCCCGGATGGCCGCGACGCTGGCCGGCGGGGGGACCCTGCCGGGCACCGGGGAGCGGCTGATCGAGGCGCGGGTGGTCCGTACCGTGCTGGCCGTGATGACGACCTGCGGGATGTACCAGGCGTCGGGGAGCTGGCTGGTGCACGCCGGGCTGCCGGCGAAGAGCGGCGTGTCCGGCTGCCTGGTCGCCGCGCTCCCGGGGCGGATCGGCATCGCCGCCTACAGCCCGCCGGTGGACGAGCACGGCAACAGCGTGCGGGCGATGGCCGCCTGCGCGTACCTGACTCAGCGGCTCGGCCTCCACCTGCTCGACGTCCCCTGA